GCCCTGCTCGAGCCGGATGCGGAGCGGTCGCGCGTTCTCTACAAAACCATCTGCGACCGGTTGCATGCGGTCAATCTGATCGACGAAACGTACACGATGGGCGAGTTCGAGATGATGCGCAGTCAGTACCAGAAGGCGCTGTACCATCTCGTTAGCATTGCGCGGGGGCGCGATCTGCCCGTTGTGCTGCCGGATTTGCAAGAGTATTGGCCACTGCCGGCGGGGCTGGAGTGGTCCCGGTACTATCGGGAGTTTGAGGAGCTGTCGTTCATTGCCGGTGGAGGGTTTGGCAAGGTTTACCGGTCTCGCAACAAGCTGGACGATATTGTGTACGCGGTGAAGAAGGTTACGATTCGGTCGACTACTATCAAGAACGTGCTGGTACATCTGGCGGAGGTGAAAACGTTGGCGAGCTTGAATCACATCAACATCGTACCGTACAAAGCGGCGTGGCTCGAGCCGTTAATGTCCCCGGGGAAGAACAGCGTTAACAGTACGTCGACAATGGATGAAGCGGATGGATCAGGCTCTTCggaggaagaagaggaggaTGAGGATGGTGAAGGAACACGTGATATAAGCGACTCTTTGCGCCGACCCGAGCACGATTCGGACGAGTTTAGCATCCTGTTCGAAAGAAGCAACGGTGAGGaacagcaggagcaggagaGCAGCGAAGAGGCACGAAACCAAATAGCGGAAGTTGAGGAAACATCGAGAAGTGTCGTCAGCATTGAAGAGTCCCAGGCACACATTAATCTGAAGTGGGCCACACTGTACATTCAGATGACGCTGTGCCACTTGACACTGCGCGAGTGGCTCGATCAGCGCAACGCTACCGACAACTTTACCCAATTCTATGCCGATTTCTTGCACAACCGCTTGCACAACGAGCTGGGCATTGTGAACTCAATCCCGCGGAATTCGTTCTGTCGCCAAAGCTCACAGATTTCCGACACGACCAACACCGACAGTATGCTGTTCGATAGAGAATCGCCAGTCCGCCGCAATTCGGAACCCTCTAAAGATGACTCGCTGACCGACGGGCACGTGCAGCACCTTGACATCGTGATAgacattttccagcagctGCTCAACGGGCTAAACTACATTCACTCCCGCGGCATCGTTCACCACGACATAAAACCGAGCAACATTTTCGTAAGCCTTTCGCACCACGACTCCAAGCTGTGCATCCAGCTGGGCGATTTCGGGCTAGCTTGCCCCCTGCAAAGCTCCCACGTTGGCGTTGGCTTCGGTACACCGCTCTACGCCGCACCCGAACAGCTTGCCGGGCAATGCGACCCAAAGTCGGACATCTACTCGCTTGGTATCATTCTGCTCGAACTGCTCGTACCGTTCTCCACCGACATGGAGCGGGCGGAAACGATCAAACAGGTACGGCGCGGCATATTTCCACCCGATTTGGATCGTGACTTTATCGCGCTGCTGAAGAGCCTGCTGCAGATGCAGCCCGCCAAACGGCCCGGCATGCAGGATCTGGTCGAAGCGGTCAATCGGATTCGAATCAATCGCGATCGAGTGATTTCGGAGCTGCGCCGCAGCTTGTCGCTGCGGGAGGAGGAGATCGCCTGTTTGCGCACGCAGATCGACGAGCAGCAGCGTGCTCAGCACGAGACGGAGGAGGAGCGGACGCTGCTGGAGCAGCGTACCACGCGGTCGCTGATCGTGAAGGAGCAGGAGCTGATCTACATGAGCATGGAGATGCAGAACAAGGAGATTCAGCTGCGCAGCAAAGACATGGAGCTGCGCAGCAAGGACGAGGAGATCAAGAAGCTGAAGGAGATGCTTCGCTCGTACCAGGAGCGGGAAGAAAAGgcacagcaccaacagcaacagcaggagCTACAAGATGTGAGCAAACGACCGTAAGCGACCTTGCCTTCATCCAACTTTTACGGTTGCGACGGTAACAGTAGCTCACTGGGATATTTAAGCAATGGGAAGTTTCGTTAAATTATTAGTGTGTCCAAGCGTCCTATAGGCAAAAGAAGACTTACTTTTAGTTTAAGGTAGGCACGTGTGATACGATGGCGTCAATAAATTGCTCattcaaacaatttttcaaTACTGTTCGTTACAAAAGGATGAATCATCCTATGTAGTAGTTCCCAAATTTGGCTCTATTCAGCCCCCAATTTAGAGTATCAGATTTTGCTACTGCTCCAGCGAATAATAagggaaaatttaaaagcaaGTAATTTTGAGATGCTCCTGAAAATTGTCCAAACTACCAATAGTATACATAGTTTGCAATAAATCATATAATACTTAAGCGCCTAGTTTCAAGACTGGGTTAACTTTAAACTGTTTTAGTTTTCAATTTGCGTCTATCCTAATGTACCATTGTTAGATGATCATTTAACGTAAATTGCTTCTAAATAATGTAAAAAGAAGGGTAACTCTTATTTCTATTGTGATTTTTCAGCCTTTTGTGTGATCAATATTGTTTCTTAATTGTTATACTAACTGTATGAATTCTTTCCTAGGAATTCGCgtccaatatttttttcatgaaccTTTTGTGCTCGAAGCAAGTGAATGATTTTTAGAAACAATTTGCAAACGACGATTCGATTTTAATGCatgtaatttttaatttttgctttgttgACGATGTTTCTTACCTACCGCTTAAACAGTTCCGAACAATCATTAAAACCATTCCTCGACTGTTTCAACCATTCTGACCATACCAAAAAATCCGT
This genomic interval from Anopheles merus strain MAF chromosome 3L, AmerM5.1, whole genome shotgun sequence contains the following:
- the LOC121600022 gene encoding eukaryotic translation initiation factor 2-alpha kinase 1-like isoform X1, producing MVILTMDSEDDEDLDIDWNNIETIKKFDSAGSTNLLSIVTRTTAELHSNERSLQTRIATKASAPVSLLVESLLQQLCALLEPDAERSRVLYKTICDRLHAVNLIDETYTMGEFEMMRSQYQKALYHLVSIARGRDLPVVLPDLQEYWPLPAGLEWSRYYREFEELSFIAGGGFGKVYRSRNKLDDIVYAVKKVTIRSTTIKNVLVHLAEVKTLASLNHINIVPYKAAWLEPLMSPGKNSVNSTSTMDEADGSGSSEEEEEDEDGEGTRDISDSLRRPEHDSDEFSILFERSNGEEQQEQESSEEARNQIAEVEETSRSVVSIEESQAHINLKWATLYIQMTLCHLTLREWLDQRNATDNFTQFYADFLHNRLHNELGIVNSIPRNSFCRQSSQISDTTNTDSMLFDRESPVRRNSEPSKDDSLTDGHVQHLDIVIDIFQQLLNGLNYIHSRGIVHHDIKPSNIFVSLSHHDSKLCIQLGDFGLACPLQSSHVGVGFGTPLYAAPEQLAGQCDPKSDIYSLGIILLELLVPFSTDMERAETIKQVRRGIFPPDLDRDFIALLKSLLQMQPAKRPGMQDLVEAVNRIRINRDRVISELRRSLSLREEEIACLRTQIDEQQRAQHETEEERTLLEQRTTRSLIVKEQELIYMSMEMQNKEIQLRSKDMELRSKDEEIKKLKEMLRSYQEREEKAQHQQQQQELQDVSKRP
- the LOC121600022 gene encoding eukaryotic translation initiation factor 2-alpha kinase 1-like isoform X2; translation: MVILTMDSEDDEDLDIDWNNIETIKKFDSGSTNLLSIVTRTTAELHSNERSLQTRIATKASAPVSLLVESLLQQLCALLEPDAERSRVLYKTICDRLHAVNLIDETYTMGEFEMMRSQYQKALYHLVSIARGRDLPVVLPDLQEYWPLPAGLEWSRYYREFEELSFIAGGGFGKVYRSRNKLDDIVYAVKKVTIRSTTIKNVLVHLAEVKTLASLNHINIVPYKAAWLEPLMSPGKNSVNSTSTMDEADGSGSSEEEEEDEDGEGTRDISDSLRRPEHDSDEFSILFERSNGEEQQEQESSEEARNQIAEVEETSRSVVSIEESQAHINLKWATLYIQMTLCHLTLREWLDQRNATDNFTQFYADFLHNRLHNELGIVNSIPRNSFCRQSSQISDTTNTDSMLFDRESPVRRNSEPSKDDSLTDGHVQHLDIVIDIFQQLLNGLNYIHSRGIVHHDIKPSNIFVSLSHHDSKLCIQLGDFGLACPLQSSHVGVGFGTPLYAAPEQLAGQCDPKSDIYSLGIILLELLVPFSTDMERAETIKQVRRGIFPPDLDRDFIALLKSLLQMQPAKRPGMQDLVEAVNRIRINRDRVISELRRSLSLREEEIACLRTQIDEQQRAQHETEEERTLLEQRTTRSLIVKEQELIYMSMEMQNKEIQLRSKDMELRSKDEEIKKLKEMLRSYQEREEKAQHQQQQQELQDVSKRP